The following proteins are co-located in the Methanomassiliicoccales archaeon genome:
- a CDS encoding amidohydrolase family protein, which produces MHYVSGLMLTDEGFIEGHIGFEDGRVVEVGRGEARSSLARGVIVPTMVNAHTHIADFLVPVDFSLPLEQIVAPPDGLKHRMLKEIPGDRLIKSMRHLARYMLRRGTSHFIDFREGGVIGAQLLSKIRDGTAKPVIFGRPSGLEFLREEVDEILKVADGIGVSAISDWDYSVLHDLASYVRKKKKRFALHASERIREDIDKVLDLRPSFIVHMTVATDSDLELCAQENVPIVVCPRSNLLFGRIPPLDRMIHKGVRIALGTDNAMFSLPDMFTELEFAGRILRYQGIKEVDDVLTMVFKTGREILGLKGLSGLAPGDLCDFMVIESKGGDPVTDLVFRSSSSDPIMVCVGERVLGTKRIKIKESKSQ; this is translated from the coding sequence ATGCATTACGTCTCTGGCCTGATGCTCACTGACGAGGGGTTCATCGAAGGCCATATCGGTTTCGAGGACGGGAGAGTCGTCGAGGTCGGAAGGGGTGAGGCACGCTCGAGTCTTGCAAGAGGGGTCATCGTCCCTACAATGGTCAACGCTCACACCCATATCGCTGACTTTCTCGTGCCAGTAGATTTTTCACTTCCTCTCGAGCAAATCGTCGCTCCGCCCGACGGCCTGAAGCACCGGATGCTGAAAGAGATCCCAGGAGATCGATTGATAAAATCAATGAGACACCTCGCCCGCTATATGTTGAGGCGCGGAACTTCTCATTTTATCGATTTCCGGGAGGGGGGTGTGATTGGCGCACAATTATTATCAAAAATAAGGGACGGCACAGCAAAGCCCGTCATCTTCGGACGGCCGAGCGGTCTTGAATTTCTCAGGGAGGAGGTAGATGAAATACTGAAGGTAGCGGACGGGATCGGGGTTTCCGCGATCTCTGACTGGGACTATTCAGTGTTACATGACCTTGCGTCGTACGTGAGGAAGAAAAAGAAACGATTCGCGCTTCACGCGAGTGAGAGGATAAGAGAAGACATCGATAAAGTTCTCGATTTGAGGCCCTCCTTTATCGTCCACATGACCGTTGCTACTGATAGCGACCTTGAACTCTGTGCACAGGAGAATGTCCCGATTGTTGTTTGTCCGAGATCGAATCTGCTATTCGGCCGAATTCCGCCGTTAGACCGTATGATCCATAAGGGGGTCCGGATAGCCCTTGGTACAGATAACGCGATGTTCTCATTACCGGATATGTTTACCGAATTGGAATTCGCTGGAAGAATCCTGAGATACCAGGGCATCAAAGAAGTTGACGATGTCCTGACTATGGTGTTCAAGACAGGGCGAGAAATCCTCGGGTTGAAGGGATTATCTGGATTGGCCCCAGGTGATCTTTGCGATTTCATGGTCATTGAATCAAAGGGTGGAGATCCTGTCACCGACCTTGTCTTTAGAAGTAGTTCATCAGATCCGATTATGGTGTGCGTCGGAGAGAGAGTTCTGGGAACTAAGAGGATTAAAATAAAAGAGTCGAAGAGTCAATGA